aatattattgatggcCAATTAATGGTTACAAAATACAAAACTTATTGTTCTCTAACACTCTTCATAAATAAATACTATTTATaggcaaaaattattttttaggatggtaaaaaattaagtataattaattttaaatgaaaTTGATAGTTAAGAGTAGTTAGATAATTTTAcagatttaattaaattgttatcTAATAACTATCATCTattaattttacgtaaaattaattgtatttgagtttttatttatatttatatataaatacacatATAATTTGATCATTAATTTTAATGACCGGCTTTGTTGTACATTTAATACAGTTGAAATAACGACTGTATtatgtatacactaaaatcaacttCTAAAATCAGtctttagtataaaatatatgttaaaatataaatatatattataaataaattaaattacatatatatttatacataaatattttaatGATTGACTTAGACATACAAATAACATTGTTATTGAAATAAATATGCAAATTGTAATGGTTTGATGGGTTTTTGTGGGTAGAATGGAGAATAGCATAAGGATGTGAAATtacattcaataataaaaaattactaacctttcttttgataattaaatACTAACTACAAAATACAAAATTGTTGAATCTTagactttttcataaataattaaatagggcCATGCTTTGCCCGTTAGGATATGTCAATGATTCATGTATGTGGTTCAACCATGTAGGTGGTAGTTAGCAGCtccatctttatttattttatgtatttatttatttttatttttaaatttcccCAACTTGCCAATGTGCATGTCAGCGTTCAGTTCGATGTCTCTCTAGCAAGCAATAATTTAAAAGTACTATACGAAAATAACCTTATGAAAAATTTTATGGAGGAGTATTACTGTTTTTATTTTGATGTGGGGGTTTCATTTTGTTGGCTTGGCAATTCATTTCCATTTTCCAATATTGAATATTTTGATAGATATGCGTATGCCAGAACTAGCTGCCGATATTTCTTCTCAAAGATTTAAGTAATAAGTGGAGTGATTATTTGAATGAATACTATCTATCATATTATTGTGTCTTAATTTTGTTGGCTCTACATCAAAAAATATGAACTTTTTTTATGCGATCGGTGggaacaaaaattatattttaagcaGTTGAAACACATACATGTCGTTTTCATCATATTTCAGACATAATATTTGGTTACAATTTACATCACAAAAAAATAGAGTAACTGTGCGATAGATTTATAAgtcttctaaaaaaaatatttaagttatTGAGAAAATTTTGTAATGAATTTATAGATTTTTGAGgggaaaaaaattcaaataactccCTTAAAAAATGAAATATCGGACTTATTACTCCTAAAAATTGCAATATTGAGCGCTTATTCTTCTACCAGAGacctataagtttggtgttgcaaactTGTAATTTGTAAGAAATGTACTAAGATAAagtataagaaattaatttttaattagtaaatattatctaacattttttaaaatttataatttggaaTCTAGAATGaatagtttataatttaaaataaacaaaataatttttaaaatgttagtcGATGTTgactaaaaaattattaacttcTTAACATTACTGATTTCACTAGATATTTTGTCCTGAGTGATTATAAGTATATCGCATTACTTAatactttattttctttaaaaacctATAAATTCAttgcaaaaaaattcaagaaCTTTCGtgtattatgatgatgatgatgatgatgatgatgaatcctATTTGTTAATGCCAGCTATAAAATATGTTGCAATTAAGAAACAAGTCGTATATTATAAGGGGAGCATCCCAAACAATTCTATGTATACACAACTAATTTCTAACTTAAATGATACACTACTTTGGCCATAACCTAGTTTTATAGTCTTAACTTAGTCGCCATAAAGGAATACGGTATTTACGAATTTTGATTAGGGAAGAAAATGACAAGAGAGACAAATGTTCGAAGTGTAAAATGAGATTCATTTTATCCTTCgaaatcttttctttctttttctttttctttttccctctttTAAAAACACAATAAATAGTGCATATCTACTAAAGGAATAACATTTTTGTGTATGTTTGCAAGTGACATTTCTTGATGTTTGCAAGTGACATTTCTTGATGTTTGCAAGTGTTATAGAGCTGCCATCATGGTCTCTCTGGCAGCCGCTTTTCTTAACTCCGTGGCCTTCCCAGTCCCCCGGAAATAATGGTATACTTGCTGCAAATTACATAACatcaatataattttaaaaagaaaaaaaacgataaaagtaacaaaatatgagAAATTAGTTTTATGTTTTTCTAAAACTCATTTAATTCGTGTTCTAGAAATACTTATAACCATTTTTTTATGTGCAACTTCTTAATTTTATACATTCAAATGATCGGTCATAAATATTTctaaaacatatattaaatatgttttaagaatatattttctCAATAAATTGAAAATATTATCATCCTGGGAGAATTAAACCTGAATAACCCATAAGCTTAGCATTGTTTCAATGGCAAAACATGCAAAACCAGCAAAGTAGAATCCCTGCAAACACAAATAGTAGTATAGTATATCATTTATGCACTTGATTATGACATAATATGATTATACGACGATAAAAATAAACATGTTACTATTAGAGTATATACAATATCGTAGTGATTTATagaataaatgataaataagtcTTTAATCTTTTATCATTGACAAATAAACccttaactaattaaaaataaaaaaaacgttGATCACATTTAAAACGGCGAGACATAGtctttctaacaatatatattttagacggaaaaatttaaatatctcataTTTTAGAAGGTGAGtgatgttttttatatttttaattagtttgaaACTCATGTGTCTTTGGAACATTACCGCAACAAGTGAATTAGAGGTTAACTCCTCAAGCGCAGGTAGTATACCCCTGTCCCCAACATGAAATCATATAACATAACCATTAGATATAAGAGAAGAGGtcacaaaaattttaagaaaataatttaataaattctcttttttataaaagaattttgaaaatcattttctgATGAAACTTCTAAATATTTGTTAGAGGTGAACTAACGTTAGGGATTCTCCATTGAAGAAAAACGGAGGCGCAATTGCAGCATAAGCGCAAAAGAAACAGTGCACCTgctttgaagaaaaaaatatatatgaagagttaattaattaattaattaattaacaaaattaactcataaaatgaatgaaattaaaataaaattttatatataagacTTGCCGAGTAACACAGGAAAAACCAACCAAACTTGAGAGCACTGTCCGTCCTGTAACAGAATACAGTACAAGAATTATAAAAACAGAAACATATATTATATAGTAATATGGAATATGATAAGGTAATTAATAAGGGACAAATATAAATGAGATTGAAATGTACCTGCTAGCACGATAAAGAGGGCGATACCACAATGTAAAGGATCCTGGAACTCCCGAAATAAGGTATATGACAGCAAGAAACCAGTTTGACATAGCTACAACAATGTGTAAAACATGGTCCTctaattaattaaacaaatcaTTGGCTACTAAGTATCTGATTAACATGTCACAGTacctagttagttagttagttattattattacaaaaatacaAACCTCCTCCATACGCCCAAGCCACACTAACTGCTACCAAATTCCATGTAAGACACGTTATCACTCCTGCACATTCATCAAAACTAATTAAAGACATGTAGATACAGTCATTAAAGTTAATACATAAATGTTGAAATACAAATACATACCCAACCATGTTGTGAATGCAACATACTGGATCCTTTGAAGATGTATTGGTATTTCGGCTGCAATGTCATGATGAATGATAGGGAATAATGGTGGCCAATTCTTTTCCTCTATCACTATTCCAGCTGCAAACCACAaaacaaaaatgagaaaaaaaattgcaATATAAAGTCAAATTATATATACCAGGCACCCTAATAAAATAATTCATATTCACGAAATCGCTTTTCTTACAAATTTAAACAAACAGAAAAAGACACGTAGATAATTATACCTCGTGCTATAGCATCTTCCTTTCGTTTCAGTTCCtgcaaaacaatatatataagatCATGGACTATTAAATCACAAATGTTGAATCTCATAAACTAAGAGATAGATGATGATTTACCTGTTCCCTTTTTTTCAATTCAGCCTCTCTAGCTTCAAGTTCTTTCTCCCTTGCTTTGAGGTCCTAAATTAATCGGTAAAAAAGAGGAGGaaataataatgaaatattaTATGTCAACAATAACACTAATATGGAACATATATATagattagagtttaattttgagatTTGTTTCAACAATTTTCCTTAATATAATCCAATCTACGTACTCTACCTTAGTTGAGTCAAGAGGAATGTCAACCGTTGCACTACGATCATAAGGCTCATGAGGAAGGGGCGATAACTTTGATGATGAACTCTGATATTATTTAAGGGAAGAAAAACCACGTATTATTCAATCTTAAAATGTCTTGTTCATTATATAATAATGatgttaataataattaagataAATGAATAAGAGAGCTTACAGTGGAAAAGAATGAGCCTGCCCCAAATTGTGATCGTCCACCAGAAGCTTTTCCTTTAGCTCCATCCTAACATCATCAATGAAAACGTTTCAGATCTTCTTCCATATTTTGTAGAAACAAAATTTAATGCATTCATAATCAAACTTAAGCTACGTACaaagagattttatttttttattttttaaaataagattcaGGGTTTTAAATTGAGCTCATAATcacaactcttttttttttctcaatgcagtTTCCACGTTGTGATGCAACAATAATTAATGGCTTACGGCGAAGGGGTTAACATCATCGTCCGCAAAGGGATTGTTGTCGTAGGAACCCATGGGAGGaatataataatcaaattaaactaatgaaaacataaaCGGAGATCTAGATCAATACAAGGAAAAGAGAGCAAAAGATTGATGAGAGAAAGAGAAGTTGAGAAAATGGCGTCTAAAAATGACaccaatatttttattgtttttgtttttgtatgaTGAGAATAATGAGCGGCTTCTCTTTATCTAATAAtccatattattaatataaattgtcTACAAAaggaaattataaattaataatataaacgtTCAGCAAAATATTTGCTTTGATGTGAAAATCTATTCTTAGAAAGCAAATAATTACATTTCACCATCAAGAATATGGAAGCAATCTTCAAACAATTGGCCTAACTAGAAGGGCACTGCAACATGAACTAAAAAACATGGCATGGTTTAAATGAACCATAAAACTTATCAGATATTTTATACTATGAATATAACTACACCAATAATACAAGGGGAGCAATAAGTCTCTTAAGCCATTTGGAAAAAGCTCCTTGGAAGAACttggcatgtgaatgctgttggATGGGCAAGTAGGAGAGCAAGTAATGAGGCCCTGTTTGGATGACATGAATATCTCTTACTAGTTGATATTCAGCAATGAGCAGGTAAACCTTTGCAGTTTGCACATCCATTCATGATCAAACATCACTGTCATTCTCATTTTTCACTTGATTCGGATTGCTGAGATTCCCTCCTTATCATGTTTAGCAAGTACAGGACAACCTCTGACATTGCTGGCCTGAATTCTGGCTCTGACTGCATTAGATCAAACACAATTACAATGCCAGAAAAAATTTTGATAGGCTAATCAACAATGATGTTGAAGTGTTGAATTGATGAAAGCTTACCTGAACACATCGAGAGATAATGTCTGCGAAATTCGACAATGATTTCGCAGGGTATTCTCCGTTTAGAGAAGGATCAACCATCCTTGATAATGCATCAATATCATGAAGTTGAGGAATAGCCCATCTTACCAGAAACTGCTCCCCTCGAGGGCGCGACCTGTCCAAGATGTTTGGAATAAATGATTACACCTATTCAAAAGCCAGAAACAGATGCTGGATTGCTTGTAGATTTGTTATAGGTTCTCACCTGTCATAGGACTTTCGGCCAGTCAAAAGTTCTAACATAACCACTCCAAAGCTGTAAACATCACTTTGGTAGGTGTAAATTCCGGACTCAAATTCTGGAGCCCCGTAGCCATAGGCTGTTAGCAGTTGTCCTGAGAGCTGAAATATCAAGGCATGTTATCACGTTTTTATCATACAAATCAAGCTAACAATTATTCAAGGAACTGCAACTGAACATTAGAATGCTGCTGTGGTTTTACCGATTATGCCAAATCTTGGGAAAATCATTTTTaagcatgaaaattatgcatatAGTGGTTCATAAAAGTCCTAAAAAGAGCATGGCTTGGTTCTGCATAATAACAAGAAATCGCAAACAAAGCTAACTACTAGGGAGGCAATCTGCTTAGAAACCACAACTACTTCTTACCTGACTTACAGAACCCGAAGTTATCAATGGAGCCAAACCACATTCAGAGACGCGGACAGATAGATCATCATCAAGGAGAATGTTAGCAGACTTGAAATTTCTGTGCAC
This region of Arachis hypogaea cultivar Tifrunner chromosome 8, arahy.Tifrunner.gnm2.J5K5, whole genome shotgun sequence genomic DNA includes:
- the LOC112707091 gene encoding secretory carrier-associated membrane protein 1-like, whose amino-acid sequence is MGSYDNNPFADDDVNPFADGAKGKASGGRSQFGAGSFFSTSSSSKLSPLPHEPYDRSATVDIPLDSTKDLKAREKELEAREAELKKREQELKRKEDAIARAGIVIEEKNWPPLFPIIHHDIAAEIPIHLQRIQYVAFTTWLGVITCLTWNLVAVSVAWAYGGAMSNWFLAVIYLISGVPGSFTLWYRPLYRASRTDSALKFGWFFLCYSVHCFFCAYAAIAPPFFFNGESLTGILPALEELTSNSLVAGFYFAGFACFAIETMLSLWVIQQVYHYFRGTGKATELRKAAARETMMAAL